In Pararge aegeria chromosome 17, ilParAegt1.1, whole genome shotgun sequence, one genomic interval encodes:
- the LOC120630846 gene encoding glutathione S-transferase C-terminal domain-containing protein homolog, with protein MKNEVYLLTYSSNEEYKQTGIIKIPLESLITYCVHKYCRSEEVKLNFLHASNDKDIGLLDLSDSCIEFIDNSEIPWQVSSCAYPSVLYENTIITGLCAVSRHICKYRSSPLSPSESEEGLLGFRKGCLQAPNEVSIWTKFCEIDLLNSANHLLHKEILSEIPESLVRFENHLKKPVRIHNVYKIARDLKKENIISNNKDTVNSISDLKKVNKSSEKTRTPKVRKWKSNIKKELEVECSVKVEDLNVEHQFAEGPFFTLADLILFTLYSIVIKSLDEKVIESLLPLTYKWFSNVQRMEELKNINNIIHTINIKELSIENMELPHTEDVSLYKSDPKRLNPKKRLFTKPEDIQNALSILEEGMELGLSDSGFVKGLDWSLIPDGANPSAGHLPDERVVRKSQQLENLCLAVLAMANEGNFIVDFCSGSGHLGILIAYLLPKCTVILLENKEQSLLRARDRVHKMGLQNVYFFQCNLDFFVGKFDIGIALHACGIASDLVLDKCLKANAKFVICPCCYGSLHATDRLIYPRSAMFRKMTISQYLCIGHTADQTHKEHPLTIRGARCMAVIDSDRARLAEEFGFKVTLSRLKPLSCTPKNNLLIGVPS; from the coding sequence ATGAAAAACGAAGTATATTTACTAACATATTCATCGAATGAAGAGTATAAGCAAACAGGAATAATAAAGATCCCTTTAGAATCACTGATAACTTACTGTGTACACAAATATTGTCGGTCTGAAGAAGTGAAACTGAACTTTCTTCATGCATCTAATGATAAAGACATAGGACTATTAGACTTAAGTGATAGTTGTATAGAATTCATTGATAATAGCGAGATTCCTTGGCAAGTGTCTTCATGTGCATATCCTTCAGTTCTCTACGAGAATACAATAATTACTGGTTTATGCGCGGTTTCACGCCATATATGTAAATACAGGTCATCTCCACTGTCTCCAAGTGAGTCCGAAGAAGGCTTACTTGGTTTTAGAAAAGGTTGTCTTCAAGCTCCAAATGAAGTATCCATTTGGACTAAATTCTGtgaaattgatttattaaattctgCTAATCACTTACtacataaagaaatattatcagAAATACCAGAAAGTTTAGTCAGATTTGAAAACCATTTAAAGAAACCTGTTAGAATACATAATGTATACAAAATCGCAAGGGATTTAAAGAAAGAgaatataatatcaaataataaagaCACTGTAAACAGTATTTCAGATTTGAAGAAGGTTAACAAATCATCTGAAAAGACAAGAACCCCAAAGGTAAGAAAATggaaatcaaatattaaaaaagaacttGAAGTAGAGTGTAGTGTTAAAGTTGAAGATCTTAACGTTGAACATCAATTTGCTGAAGGCCCATTCTTTACACTTGCTGACttaattttattcactttgTATTCCATAGTAATTAAAAGTCTTGATGAGAAAGTAATTGAGTCACTATTACCATTAACTTATAAATGGTTTTCAAATGTACAAAGAATGGAAgaactgaaaaatataaataatattatacacacaataaatattaaggaaCTGTCAATTGAAAATATGGAATTGCCACATACAGAAGATGTTAGTCTCTATAAGTCAGATCCTAAACGACTTAATCCTAAAAAAAGGTTGTTTACCAAACCAGAAGATATACAGAATGCTTTAAGTATATTGGAAGAAGGTATGGAATTAGGTTTAAGTGATTCTGGTTTTGTTAAAGGTCTTGATTGGAGCTTAATTCCTGATGGTGCTAACCCATCAGCTGGCCACCTACCAGATGAGAGAGTTGTAAGAAAATCGCAACAGCTGGAAAATTTATGTCTTGCTGTCTTAGCAATGGCAAATGAAGGCAACTTTATCGTTGACTTCTGTAGTGGAAGTGGACATCTCGGTATCCTCATTGCATACTTACTTCCAAAATGCACAGTCATCCTCCTAGAAAATAAGGAGCAATCTCTTTTGAGGGCTCGGGATAGAGTCCATAAAATGGGTCTACAAAATGTCTACTTCTTCCAATGCAATTTAGATTTCTTTGTTGGAAAATTTGATATAGGAATAGCTTTACATGCCTGTGGAATAGCAAGTGATCTAGTTTTGGACAAATGTTTGAAGGCCAATGCCAAGTTTGTTATTTGTCCATGTTGCTATGGTTCATTACATGCAACTGATAGGCTTATTTATCCGCGGAGTGCTATGTTTAGGAAAATGACAATAAGCCAATATTTGTGTATTGGCCACACTGCTGATCAAACTCATAAAGAACATCCATTGACTATCAGAGGAGCAAGATGTATGGCTGTAATAGATTCTGATCGTGCAAGACTAGCTGAAGAATTTGGCTTCAAAGTAACACTGTCAAGGTTAAAACCTTTATCATGCACTCCAAAGAACAATTTACTTATAGGTGTACCatcataa
- the LOC120631070 gene encoding guided entry of tail-anchored proteins factor 1-like, with the protein MLEVLNGFLLLYFVILCTLSAFVPILVRPIAACFARPSKDDRSLLAEMVKLKSEQQNISMKDEFAAFSKIQRKINKLDTILKENSQTRLSKSLAIKGSIHVVLQVVIALVIVVSVFWFRREPIVALEGDLFPFSTMLRYPSSTPNAVSTHVWVLISNVSIRTLIKPFASI; encoded by the exons ATGTTAGAAGTCCTTAATGGATTTCTCCTCCTTTACTTCGTAATCCTTTGTACATTGAGTGCATTCGTTCCAATTTTAGTAAGACCA attGCTGCATGCTTTGCAAGGCCTTCAAAAGATGACCGGTCTCTTCTTGCAGAAATGGTGAAACTCAAGTCAGAGCAACAAAATATATCAATGAAAGATGAATTTGCAGCATTCTCAAAAATAcagcgaaaaataaataaactagacaCCATACTAAAAGAAAACTCACAGACCCGTTTAAGTAAAAGTCTAGCTATAAAAGGATCAATTCATGTGGTGCTGCAAGTTGTTATTGCTTTAGTTATTGTTGTATCTGTATTCTGGTTTAGGCGAGAGCCAATAGTAGCTTTAGAAGGAGATCTGTTTCCTTTTTCCACAATGCTTAGATATCCAAGCAGTACACCAAATGCTGTATCAACACATGTATGGGTTTTGATCTCAAATGTATCAATAAGAACTTTGATCAAACCTTTtgcttcaatataa